In the Palaeococcus pacificus DY20341 genome, one interval contains:
- a CDS encoding pentapeptide repeat-containing protein, translating to MCKLEEHYGNCDEGTRNNEYCIFHKPNKDEKDAKEFYRKFLERFKPRVEEIGVDGGKKKRFVFEDDLKCQGFVFPEIPNGPIEYTDKDGNKWEGKFSFEYALFKKDCKFYRARLSGINFSNAQFLNKVSFFDARFYSVIFKDAIFKGYVDFGTSQFYGISNFRGAKFKNGASFRGAYFKKAEFQAAEFTGHTKFTGATLDNASFDSATFKGIAEFYGTTFRNMATFRDTTFNQQVYFSEDSETNKPAVFEGQAIFERAKFLRKAYFERTEFKSIVGFRKARFNALANFYRATFEGEVNTFSGITFGGDVQFSEVTFKNFVSFQGSTFEGTAQFIETIFEEESNFLDCVFSKLVTFYNAVFKGNVIFKGTTFERIALFTGKPDKEKYKFYADLDFSNCDVYKGVEIDIPSEWFKLSKAEAEARRIQKISYERLGLYSKADEMLVKYKRVLRREKSNLHAFLEWLFLDLPSEYLTNPKKVIYTSVIIIIAFSIMYWIGGYYSEHCWLTGGLNIQGYVISNGNICIGTLQKPSTGKPIQDLLNSLYYSIVTFTTLGYGDINPTGIMKALSSLEALLGALLIATLVSIGVQKITR from the coding sequence ATGTGCAAATTGGAAGAACATTATGGAAATTGTGATGAAGGTACAAGAAACAATGAGTACTGTATTTTTCACAAGCCGAATAAGGATGAGAAAGATGCGAAGGAGTTCTACAGGAAGTTTCTGGAGAGGTTCAAGCCGAGGGTTGAGGAGATTGGGGTTGATGGAGGGAAGAAAAAGAGGTTTGTTTTTGAAGACGACCTAAAGTGCCAGGGTTTTGTGTTTCCGGAGATTCCGAATGGGCCGATAGAGTACACTGATAAAGATGGAAACAAGTGGGAGGGAAAGTTTTCGTTTGAATATGCATTGTTCAAAAAAGATTGCAAGTTTTATAGGGCAAGGCTTTCTGGTATTAATTTTTCTAATGCACAGTTTTTAAACAAAGTATCCTTTTTTGACGCTAGATTTTATTCTGTTATCTTCAAAGATGCAATATTCAAAGGATATGTGGACTTTGGAACATCACAGTTTTATGGGATATCAAACTTCAGAGGGGCAAAGTTTAAAAACGGTGCATCGTTCAGAGGAGCATATTTTAAAAAGGCAGAGTTTCAGGCGGCGGAATTTACAGGCCACACCAAGTTCACGGGAGCAACTTTAGACAATGCCTCTTTTGATTCTGCCACATTTAAGGGTATAGCTGAGTTCTATGGCACCACATTTAGAAATATGGCTACGTTTAGGGATACAACCTTTAACCAGCAGGTATACTTTTCAGAAGACTCAGAAACAAACAAACCAGCAGTTTTTGAGGGTCAGGCAATTTTTGAGCGAGCTAAATTCTTGAGAAAAGCATATTTCGAAAGAACTGAATTTAAGAGCATTGTTGGTTTCCGTAAAGCAAGGTTCAATGCTCTCGCGAATTTTTATAGGGCTACTTTTGAAGGAGAAGTTAATACTTTTTCAGGGATAACTTTTGGTGGAGATGTTCAGTTTAGTGAAGTCACATTCAAGAATTTCGTGAGTTTTCAGGGATCCACTTTTGAGGGAACTGCACAATTTATTGAAACAATATTTGAAGAAGAAAGCAATTTTTTAGATTGCGTATTTAGCAAGTTAGTTACCTTTTATAATGCTGTGTTTAAGGGGAATGTAATTTTCAAGGGTACCACTTTTGAGAGAATTGCACTCTTTACTGGAAAGCCTGACAAAGAGAAGTACAAGTTTTATGCTGATTTGGATTTTTCTAATTGTGACGTATATAAAGGAGTTGAAATTGATATTCCAAGTGAGTGGTTTAAACTATCTAAAGCTGAAGCAGAAGCAAGAAGAATTCAAAAAATAAGTTATGAAAGGCTTGGGTTGTACAGCAAAGCCGATGAGATGTTAGTAAAATACAAAAGAGTTCTTAGGAGGGAAAAATCTAACCTTCACGCGTTTTTGGAGTGGTTATTTTTGGATCTACCTTCTGAGTATTTAACTAACCCAAAAAAGGTAATTTATACCTCTGTTATAATTATCATCGCCTTTTCAATAATGTATTGGATTGGTGGATATTATTCTGAACATTGTTGGTTAACTGGTGGATTGAATATCCAAGGATACGTAATTTCAAATGGCAATATTTGTATAGGAACCCTCCAAAAACCGTCAACAGGTAAACCAATCCAAGACTTATTGAATTCATTATATTATAGCATCGTTACATTTACAACTCTCGGGTATGGCGACATAAATCCTACTGGAATCATGAAAGCTCTCTCATCACTAGAAGCACTATTAGGGGCATTACTAATAGCGACACTTGTATCTATTGGTGTGCAGAAGATTACACGATGA
- a CDS encoding endonuclease/exonuclease/phosphatase family protein yields MKVSYNDKLLLGIGTGILLASTLRIFVAGAYSSLEKTFFYGVKFPSALGIVLFVFFAYLVGKTSRKAGAIVMATYAIASLFTDMTEYFHLIAAIALPVALALVKELDVKYLSIGLVADLSLRVLAVGGEPIDFPHTRIILAVLVLLGAFALWKEEGQLKSPGFGLYAFAALIELGLIYPNAVLRYSGIRVYYLPQFIGYSFVIALAILIGPYLSKKPSIASLLLVLGAATLFIPPISLLGLPLALASSIALLESAKGSRFGVVGSVYLVLTAVLALGAYVGRDIGLAFMEDRLEALILGASIVYALSAQRKVKVKLPSVKEIVYPLLVLLVVSIAVMAIFNAGPSYVEAKREILLWSYNVHQGFGPYDGAFNGYELTHLLKEKNPDVIAMQEVVGGMIGNGYQDVPLMVSAYLGYSYEYKPAVEGTYGVALFSRWHMKTEEELNLKSVGQARPAQKVTIKELGLTIVNVHMGLSPEERAMQAEELLKFAKAEPTTQIIAGDTNAELDEKAIEILTRDYYDAFTQRPPYTFNWGNIDIENIDYILLKKGWLANVKDYGCLCDVEVSDHRPIWVVIELS; encoded by the coding sequence ATGAAGGTTAGCTATAATGATAAACTCCTCCTTGGAATTGGGACAGGCATTCTGCTCGCTTCGACGTTGAGGATCTTCGTGGCCGGAGCGTATTCCAGCTTGGAAAAGACCTTCTTTTATGGGGTAAAGTTCCCCTCGGCACTTGGCATAGTCCTCTTTGTATTTTTCGCTTATCTCGTGGGAAAGACGAGCAGGAAGGCGGGAGCCATTGTCATGGCCACCTATGCAATAGCCTCGCTCTTCACAGACATGACTGAATACTTCCACCTCATAGCGGCCATAGCTTTACCCGTCGCTCTGGCGCTCGTCAAGGAGCTCGACGTTAAATACCTCTCGATCGGCCTCGTGGCCGACTTAAGTTTGAGAGTTTTGGCCGTTGGCGGCGAACCCATAGACTTCCCGCACACAAGGATCATTCTGGCGGTTCTGGTGCTCCTCGGAGCCTTCGCGCTCTGGAAGGAGGAGGGTCAGCTCAAGAGTCCTGGCTTCGGCCTCTACGCCTTCGCGGCTTTAATCGAGCTGGGATTGATATACCCAAACGCCGTCCTCAGGTATTCGGGGATTAGGGTATATTACCTCCCTCAGTTCATCGGCTACTCCTTCGTTATTGCCCTCGCCATCCTAATTGGCCCATACCTCTCTAAGAAACCCAGCATCGCATCTCTTCTGCTGGTTCTTGGTGCAGCGACGCTCTTCATACCCCCAATAAGTTTGCTTGGCCTTCCACTCGCGCTGGCCTCTTCAATAGCGCTCCTTGAGAGTGCTAAGGGGAGCCGCTTTGGTGTGGTGGGTTCGGTTTACCTTGTCCTCACCGCGGTTTTGGCTTTGGGTGCATACGTAGGAAGGGACATAGGTCTAGCTTTCATGGAAGACAGACTTGAGGCGCTGATTTTAGGGGCTTCAATAGTCTACGCTCTCTCGGCGCAGAGGAAGGTCAAAGTTAAGCTTCCAAGCGTCAAAGAGATTGTATATCCCCTTCTTGTTCTCTTGGTGGTCTCAATCGCTGTCATGGCAATCTTCAACGCGGGACCGAGCTATGTGGAGGCTAAAAGGGAGATACTCCTCTGGAGCTACAACGTCCACCAGGGCTTTGGGCCCTACGATGGAGCTTTCAATGGTTATGAACTAACCCACTTGCTAAAGGAGAAGAACCCCGACGTGATAGCCATGCAGGAAGTTGTGGGAGGAATGATAGGAAACGGCTACCAGGACGTCCCTCTGATGGTTTCAGCTTATCTCGGCTACTCCTACGAGTACAAGCCGGCCGTGGAGGGGACGTATGGTGTGGCGCTCTTTTCCCGCTGGCACATGAAGACCGAGGAAGAGCTAAACCTCAAGAGCGTCGGCCAGGCGAGGCCAGCTCAGAAGGTAACTATCAAGGAGCTTGGCTTAACTATTGTCAACGTCCACATGGGCCTCTCACCTGAGGAAAGGGCAATGCAGGCAGAAGAGCTCCTCAAGTTCGCCAAGGCGGAACCAACGACCCAAATAATCGCCGGAGATACCAACGCCGAGCTCGATGAAAAGGCCATCGAGATACTCACGCGCGATTATTACGATGCCTTCACCCAAAGGCCGCCTTACACCTTCAACTGGGGGAACATCGACATCGAGAACATTGACTACATCCTGCTCAAGAAGGGCTGGCTGGCAAATGTGAAGGACTACGGCTGCCTCTGCGACGTCGAGGTCTCCGACCACAGGCCAATATGGGTGGTTATAGAGCTTTCATGA
- a CDS encoding cysteine synthase family protein — translation MYFAKLEFFNPFSRSIKDRAVFNMLMNAKRRGDINGNNRLFEATSGNVGISMAALSNVMGIDFRAYLPKPTPKTTEVLLGVLGAEVVRTDFETIDPTMVSYVVEEAKKAGAVNLNQFENDDNFEAHYKYTAKEIDEQLKSIGKRPTAIIAGIGTSGHIGGLAKYFKERYDTKVIGVVPAEGESIPGIKRLETKPKWFFQVEIDEVIEVTKREAIEGAIEVARRDGLLIGLSSGAVVKAFEKVIDKLGEGTYVLIFPDDGFKYVEAFEAYLRGEM, via the coding sequence ATGTATTTTGCCAAACTAGAGTTCTTTAACCCGTTCAGCAGGAGCATTAAGGACAGAGCTGTTTTTAACATGCTTATGAACGCTAAGAGAAGGGGCGACATCAACGGGAACAACAGGCTTTTTGAGGCTACCTCAGGAAATGTCGGCATTTCCATGGCAGCGCTCTCCAACGTGATGGGGATTGATTTTAGGGCGTATTTACCCAAACCTACACCAAAGACCACGGAAGTTTTGCTTGGAGTTTTGGGTGCCGAGGTTGTTAGGACTGATTTTGAGACCATTGACCCCACAATGGTGAGCTATGTTGTGGAGGAGGCCAAAAAAGCAGGGGCAGTCAATTTAAACCAATTCGAAAACGACGACAACTTCGAGGCCCACTATAAGTACACAGCCAAAGAAATAGACGAGCAGCTTAAGAGCATTGGAAAAAGACCTACAGCGATAATAGCGGGAATAGGAACTTCAGGCCACATCGGAGGGCTGGCAAAGTATTTCAAAGAGCGCTACGATACGAAAGTCATAGGCGTTGTTCCAGCAGAGGGAGAGAGCATTCCTGGCATAAAGCGCTTAGAGACAAAACCAAAGTGGTTCTTCCAAGTAGAGATTGATGAGGTCATTGAAGTTACGAAGAGAGAGGCCATCGAGGGTGCAATTGAAGTTGCACGCAGGGACGGGCTGTTGATAGGGTTAAGCTCGGGAGCAGTGGTCAAGGCTTTCGAGAAAGTCATAGATAAGCTCGGGGAGGGAACTTATGTCCTAATCTTCCCGGACGATGGGTTTAAATACGTTGAGGCCTTTGAGGCTTATTTGAGGGGTGAGATGTGA
- a CDS encoding MFS transporter, translating to MKRWKSVLLDTLVMTAGFGTLSMMSVAKPDIIAHFGISAEAYDMQHIAYVFGLFVAFLLGHTKLYEGSFKRSVAIALSWAAIPQALIPYMPSWHAVVFLRFIQGFVVTLVPLFSTQIANFFVAERPFAKGIVLSGIFWGGVFGSMSAKYAVQAFGWKGAFLVTVAIMYAVLLLWWLFVEDFEIVHKKGGAANVNVWKMKFTWVLGFTFFPALWVIFTIIGFSASLGYQMGWTKDHVTTLSTSLNISKALWSISMGYAGYLLSKKNPTAKGLFKAIVQVMIISYAIAFVGLALYSKAMLDGNYSLALASVILIGALQGTGPAFWTSAPATYPKSIFPRASFALGLISNSANAIAPSITEILARQSEALALAELAFMPILGIMTLIAVSRMKMPVEELGDEA from the coding sequence ATGAAGCGCTGGAAGTCTGTACTCCTTGACACCCTTGTCATGACTGCGGGTTTTGGAACTTTAAGCATGATGAGCGTCGCTAAGCCGGATATAATAGCTCACTTTGGAATAAGCGCTGAAGCTTACGACATGCAGCACATTGCCTATGTTTTTGGTCTCTTCGTGGCATTCCTCCTGGGCCACACAAAGCTCTATGAAGGCAGCTTCAAGAGAAGTGTTGCCATAGCATTGAGCTGGGCTGCAATACCTCAAGCATTAATCCCATACATGCCCAGCTGGCATGCGGTGGTGTTTTTAAGGTTCATCCAGGGTTTCGTCGTGACGCTCGTGCCGCTCTTCAGCACCCAAATAGCGAACTTCTTTGTAGCTGAGAGGCCCTTTGCAAAGGGTATAGTTCTCTCGGGAATCTTTTGGGGTGGTGTTTTTGGCTCAATGAGTGCTAAATATGCCGTCCAGGCTTTTGGGTGGAAGGGAGCGTTCTTGGTGACCGTTGCGATAATGTATGCTGTGCTCTTACTATGGTGGCTCTTTGTTGAGGATTTTGAGATAGTCCACAAGAAGGGTGGAGCTGCAAACGTCAACGTTTGGAAGATGAAGTTCACATGGGTACTCGGCTTTACCTTCTTCCCGGCCCTATGGGTTATCTTCACAATTATAGGCTTTTCCGCTTCACTCGGTTATCAGATGGGCTGGACTAAAGACCACGTAACTACACTCAGCACTTCCCTTAACATATCAAAAGCGCTCTGGAGCATAAGCATGGGTTATGCTGGTTACCTCCTCTCAAAGAAGAATCCAACTGCAAAAGGATTATTCAAGGCTATCGTGCAGGTGATGATAATATCCTACGCTATAGCCTTTGTAGGCCTTGCTCTCTACTCCAAAGCTATGCTTGATGGCAATTATTCACTTGCATTAGCCTCAGTTATTTTAATAGGTGCTCTTCAAGGAACTGGACCAGCATTCTGGACTTCAGCTCCAGCTACATATCCAAAGAGCATATTCCCAAGAGCGTCCTTCGCTTTGGGCCTAATCTCAAACTCAGCCAATGCCATAGCGCCATCAATCACGGAAATTTTGGCAAGACAGAGTGAGGCCCTAGCTTTGGCAGAGCTTGCATTCATGCCTATTTTGGGCATAATGACCTTAATAGCAGTGTCTAGAATGAAAATGCCCGTGGAGGAGCTTGGGGATGAGGCTTAA
- a CDS encoding TMEM165/GDT1 family protein: MKEIIYVFVAIFLAELGDKTQLATMAFASKYGWAKAFVGAIFGLALVNLIGAFIGDKIGDALPIELIHKGAGILFIIFGILMFFGKI, from the coding sequence ATGAAAGAGATAATCTATGTCTTTGTGGCAATATTCCTAGCAGAGCTTGGAGATAAGACGCAGTTAGCCACTATGGCATTTGCTTCAAAGTACGGCTGGGCTAAAGCTTTTGTCGGAGCGATTTTTGGACTGGCTCTGGTGAATTTGATTGGGGCATTCATTGGGGATAAAATTGGCGATGCTCTCCCCATAGAGTTAATCCACAAAGGAGCAGGTATCTTGTTCATAATATTTGGCATACTAATGTTCTTTGGAAAGATCTAA